GCCGGGTGATGGAGGCCCAGAAGCGGCCGTCGTGCAGCATCGCGGTGTAGTTGGCCCCGCCGATGAAGTCCAGCTGCGGGTTGCTGACGTTCCAGCCGGAGAAGCTGACGCGGATGGTGAACAGAAGCGGGAAGATGATGATCAGAAAGAGCGTGAGCAGTCCCGGCAGCAGGAACATGCTCTTGTGCCGGCGCAGGCCGTCCATGGTTCTCCTTGCGGAAGGGGGGTGCCCCCGGGTGGCCGGCCCGGACCGGCCGGCCACCCGGGGCGTGCTGCGGTCGGATCAGGAGTCGGCCTCGAGTACGACCACGTTGCGGTAGGCGCTGCGGACCTTGTCCCTGCCGATCTGATCGGTGATCGCGGACCATTCCTTGGCCACGCCGTCCAGCGCACGCTGGGGCGAACTCTGTCCCGCCAGAGCCGCGGCGACGCCGTTGGCCAGCGAGGACATGTACTGGTTGACGCCGGGAACGCGCAGGTCGAAGACGCGGTTGGAGCTCTTCTCCATGCCGGAGAGCGTGCTCGTGTACGACTCGGCGACGTCCTTGTCCCAGCCCTGCTTCTCCCAGAACGCCGGGTCGAAGTGGGCGTTGCGGTACGGGTTGACGCCGAAGCGGCCGATGGTCAGGTCGAGGGCGGTGTTGGCCTCGTTGCCGAAGAAGCACAGGTAGTCGAAGGCCATCTGCTGGTGGCTGGAGGCCTTGGCCACCGCCGAGGTCCATCCCCAGGTGAAGTAGGGCGCCTGGTTGGCCATCTTGTCCCAGGACTCCGTGGCGCGGTTGTAGACCTCCGTGGAGCCCGGCAGCGGCGCCGCCTGGACCTTGTTGCGGATCCTGCTGTCCGGCTGCTGGGCCTGGACGAAGGCGTCGTCCCAGGAGTAGGACATCAGCGTCTGGCCGCCTCCGAAGGAGAAGATCTCGTCTCCCAGGCCGAAGTTGGCGCCGCCGGGTGCCCAGGTGGACTTCGCCTTGACCATGTCCTCCAGCGCGCGGACGAAGCCGGGCGTGTTGATCAGCGGCTTCATGGTCTCGGGGTCGAAGAAGACACCGCCCTTGACGTGCGGATGCTTCACATACGGCGCCGCCCGGCTGATGAACGCGGAGAACGTCAGGTCGTCGCGCTTGGTGACCTCGGCGCTGCCGTAGTTCTTCTTGCCGTCGCCGTCGAAGTCCTTCCCGCTGAAGACCTGGGCGATCTCCTGGTATTCGGCCCAGGTCCCGGGGGCCCGGAGCTCCTTGCCCGTGGCCTTCCGGTACTCCGCCTGCCGCTGGGGGTCCTCCAGCACATCGGTGCGGATCTTGAGATAGTGCCGGTCACCGTCCACCGGGTACTGCACGACCTTCCCGTTCCAGGTCGCCACGTCCATGTAGGCCTTGGTGACGTCCTTCATGCCGGGGGTCTCGAGGTACTTCTCCGGCACCGGCGCCAGGTACGGGGCCAGGTCGCCGATCCACAGGGACGGGTAGAACATGACGTCGTACGCCGGCTGGCCCGCCTGGAGCGGCGTGAGGATCTTCTGGTGCAGCTCGCCGAAGGGGACGTTGACCACCTCGACCTTCCCCCCGGTGATCTCCTCGAACTGCTTGGCGTGCAGCTGCGTCGGCTCACCGATGACCGGGACGGCATGGCTGATGATCTTGAGTGTCTGCCCGGAGTAGTCCTTGCGGCTGATCGACTCGTAGCTGCAGGGGCCGGGGACGTCCTTGACCTTCGTGGCCGGGTAGTTCTTGCCGTACTTCTGGTAGCTGATGTCCGAGCCGGGCTTGAAGAGCGCGGCCTTCTCCTTGGGCTTCTGCTGTTCCTCGTTCTGGGCGGTGCACGCGGTGGCGGTCAGGGCCGCGACGGCCGCGACGGCGACCAGGCCCGTGTACGGTCTGCTGCGCATGTGTCTGCTCCTGCGGTGTCAGGGAATCAAGATCGCTCGGCCGCGGACGGCCCCGGCGTGCAGGTCGTCGAGGGCCTGCTGGAAGGAGTCGAGGGGGTAGCGCTGGGTGTGCAGGGTGACCTTGCCGCGGGCCGCCAGGACCATCAGCTCGGCGAGGTCGTTGTAGGAGCCCACGAGGTTCCCGATGAAGTTGATCTCCGTGGAGATGACGTCGATCGTCGGGACGTGGAGCTGACCGCCGTAGCCGATGACGTAGTAGTTGCCGTTGCGGCGCAGGCAGGCCACGCCCGTCTCGACGGCGCCCCCCTCACCGACGAAGTCCAGGACGGCCTCCGCGCCGTGCCCCCCGGTGAGCTCCCGCACCCGCTCGGCCTCGCTGCCGTCGGCGACGAGCGTGTGGTCCGCGCCCAGTTCCCGGGCCAGTGACAGGGCCTCCGGACTGCGGTCGATGACGATCATCTCGACCGGCGAGAGGGCCCGCAGCACCTGGATCCCGATGTGCCCGAGTCCGCCCGCGCCGATGACCACCGCCCGGTCACCGGGCCGCAGTACCCGGGCCGCCTTGGCGACGGCGTGGTACGCCGTCAGCCCGGCGTCGGCCAGCGCCGCCACCGAGGCCGGGTCGAGGGACGGGGGGAGGGGCACCACGGAGCGGGCGCTGGTCCTGACGTACTCGGCGTACCCCCCGTCGGCGTCGATGCCGGGGAAGGCCGAGTCCATGCAGTGCACGTCGTCGCCGGCCCGGCAGGCGCGGCACAGACCGCAGGTCACCAGCGGGTGCAGGATGACCGGGTCGCCGACCCGGACGTGGGTGACGGCCTGCCCGACCTCCGCGACCCAGCCGGCGTTCTCATGACCGATCGTGTAGGGCAGGGCGACCCCGCTCTTCTCCTTCCACTGCCCCTCCAGGATGTGGAGATCGGTCCGGCAGACCCCGGCGCCCCCGATCCTCACGATCACATCGAGCGGACCGGTGATCCGCGGGTCCGGCACGTCCACCAGCTCGGGCGGCTTGTCGTACTCGATGACCTGCACGGCTTTCATCGCGGCTCCCTGCGAGTCGGGTGTGATGTGCGCCGATTACACAGGCCGCCGCCGTGGGGTCGATGTCTCAGAAATCGCTCACGGATGTCTCAATCTGATACAGGGCGTGGGCGCGGCTGCGTCGAGCTGGTCCAATCACTGCAGTGAAGGATTTGTGACGCGCGCGATACGGGAGTGTTAATGCCCCGCCACCAGCCCGGAAGCTCGCTGCAGGCAGCCAGGGAGCTCTATCTGGAAGTCACCAGGGACCCCAGCGCCCGTCCGCTCGTGGTGGCCTCGTGGCAGCGCTCGATGGAGCACCGGGTGAAGTCGGGCAGCCTCGACGCCCCCTACCTGGACGACCCCAACCTCGACAGCCCCCTCGCCAGGGCGGCGCTGCCGATCCTGGCCAGGCTGCACGAGCAGCTCGCCGACGACCCGGTGGCCACGATGATCACCGACCGGAACGGCGTGGTGCTCTCCCGGAAGGTGTCCCACGACGGGCTGACGACGAACCTCAACCGCGTGCAGCTGGCCCCGGGCCATGTGTTCGCCGAGCGCTATGTGGGCACCAACGGCATCGGGACCGCGCTGGCCAGCGGCCGCCCCGTCATGATCGCCGGAATGGAGCACTACGTCGAGGCGTTGCGGGACTTCCACTGCGCAGCCGTACCGATCCTGCATCCCACCCGGCGCACGCTGCTGGGAGCCTTCAACCTCACCACCGTCCGTCAGGGCTCGGGCGGCATGCTGATGGCCTTCGCCCGCTCCGTCGCGGCCCAGATCGAGGGAGAGATCGCAGCGATCACCTCGCGGCGCGAACGGGCCCTGTTCCACGACTACATGGCGGCCTGCTCCTCGGTGCGCCCGGGACCGGTACTGGCCATCAACCGCGATGTCGTCATGATGAACGAGCAGCTCGGTGCGGCCGTGACCGGGCCGGACCACTACGCGCTGCTCGACCACGCCCGCGAGATCGCCGACAGCCCCCGGTCGGAGGGGACGCGCAGCATCGCCCTGCCCTCCGGACGGGTCGCCGAACTCAGGGTCAGCCGCTGCCGGCGCGAGGACAGCGACGCGGGCGCCGTCCTCAGGGTCCGGCTGATCGGGCGCCCGCAGCCGGGACCCGCGGCCTCCGCCGCGCCTGCCCGGACCGACCCGGGCCTGGTGGGTTCGGCCCCGCAGTGGCTGCGCGCCGTCGCCGACAGCCGGGCGGCCTTCGTCGCCGGGACCTCGCTGCAACTCCTGGGCGAGGCCGGCGTCGGCAAGAGGACGCTGGTCGAGGCGCTGCACCGGGCCCACGGCGCCGGACGCCGGCTGGAGACGGCACAGCCGCCGCCGTCCGACTCGCCCGCCGTCACCGAGCGCTGGCTGCACGACGTCGGAGAGCTGCTCGCCGTGCCGTCCAACGTGCTGGTCCTGCGCGACGTCCACCTGCTGGGCGACCCGCTGCGGCAGCGGCTGGGCAACCTGCTGACGCAGCTGGAGGGAACCGCCACCGCGCAACTGGTCCTGACCGGCCAGCCGTCGACGGTCGGCGCCGACGACCGGCTCGGCCGGCTCTGCGGCGTCCTGGTGGAGGTGCCGCCCCTGCGCCATCGCCACGGGGACATCGAGCGCCTGGCACGGTTCTTCCTGCGCAGGTACCGGCCGAGCGGTGAAAGCAGGATCTCCCCGGACGCCCTGACCATGCTGCAGCGATGCCCCTGGCCCGAGAACGTCCGGCAGTTCGAGTCGGTGATGCGCGGGCTGGCACGGCGGCCCGCCGGACCGGTGATCCAGGCGGAGGACCTCCCCCCGGAATGCCGGGTGTCCTCGCACAAGGTCCTGACCACCATCGAGACGCTGGAACGCGACGCCATCCTGCGCGGCCTGATGGACCACGACTCCAACGTCCAGCGCACCGCTCAGGACCTCGGCATCTCGCGCGCCACGATGTACCGCAAGATGCGCCGCTACGGGATCGTCCCGTCGAACCTGACCTGAGCCTGCCTGCACTGAACCTGGTCTGGACCTGAGCCTGACCTGAACCTGACCTGACCGCTTCCCGGATCGTCCGGCGGTGGGGAGCCGACGGGGCCCGACCCGGGGAGGCGGCCTCTGCGGCCGGCGGCGGTCGTCACGCTCGCGGCTTGCCCGGCTCGGGGCGGGCAAACGGCGAAGGGTTGCCCGGCTCGCGGCTTCCACGGCTCGGGGCTTGTTACGGCTAGGGGCGGGCGTGTGGCGAGCGGTTGTTCCGGCAATGCGCGAGAAACGAGCGGCCCGGTGTCCGCCGCGCGGACACCGGGCCCCTGGGCCATACCGGCCGCTCAGCGGTGAAATGCGTCCTTGGTCTTTTCCTTCGCCTCGCGCATGTCGCCCTTCGACTGTTCGGCGCGGCCCTCGGCGGTCATCCGCTCGTTGCCGACGGCGCGTCCCACGGTCTCCTTCACCTTGCCCTTGGCCTGCTCGATCCGGGCCCGGGACTTCTCATCTGCGGCCATGACTCTCACTTCCCAAGAAGTCGACAACAGGTGCATGGCGTCGAGTAACCGGAGCCCGCTCCGTCAAACCTCCGAGCCGTCCGGGAAAACGAGGGAGCGATCGCCCGATTCCTCAGGTGTGAATGCGCAGAGCCGGGGCAACCGTGGCTTCGGAGGTTGATAAACATGGTCCCGTTGCTTCTGGTTCTCATACTCGCCGTACTGCTTTTCGGTGCCGGATTCGCTCTTGAGGCGCTCTGGTGGATCGCCGCGATCGTTCTCGTCGTATGGCTGCTCGGTTTCGTCATTCGCCCGGCCGGATCCGGTGGCGGCCGGGGACGCTGGTACCGCTGGTAAGGCGGCTCCGGCCGCCGACCGCCCGAAACGCGGGTGTCCCAGGAGGACCTCTCCTGGGACACCCGCTTTTCGCTGTCCGGGACGGCGGCCCGGCGGACCCCGGCGGCCCGGCGGACCCCGGTGGTCAGGAGCGGCGGCGAGGCCTGCCGGGCTTGGCACCCCTGCGCCCGGCCGAAGCACCGCCACGCCCGGTGGCGGCACCGCGCCGCCCGCCCGCCGCGGATTTGCCGCCGGCGGCTCCCTGCGCCGGCCGGCCGGAGCGCCGGGCTGTGTCCTTCGGCTGGTCCTTCGATTGGTTCGTCGACTGGTGCTTCGGCTGCTCGGCGGGGGAGGGGCGCCGGCCCCGCGTGCTGTTGACGGTCCTCCCGCGGACGATGCCGATGAAGTCGTCCACCAGATCGGTGGTCCGGTCCTCGGGCCAGGACAGGGCCACGCTCGACCGAGGCGCGTCCGTCACCGTGCGGTACGTGAGGTCCCTGCGGTGGTGCAGACGGGCGAGGGACTGCGGGACCACCAGCACACCCACCCCCGCGGCCACGAGCTCGATCGCGTCCGCGGTCGTCGCCGGCCGCTCGATCGCGGGACGTCCGGGAAGGCGGTGCCATTCGAGGGTGTCGTCCAGCGGGTGGAACACGACGTCCTCGGCCAGGTCCTCCAGGGAGACCTCGTCGACGGCTGCCACCGCGTGGTCCTTGGGTACGACCACGACCGTCGTCTCCGTGTAGAGCGGGATCGCGCTGAAGAAGGTGCGGTCGACGGGCAGCCGCACCACACCCGCGTCGGCTCCCCCGTCGCGCAGCAGCCCCGGTGCCTCGGCGGACGGGACCGCGAGGAGGTCCAGCGGGACGTCGGGCAGCCGCTCCTGCCAGATCCGCACCCACTTACCAGGGGTCACGCCGGGAACGTAGGCGAGCCTGAACGAGGGGGAAGCTTCCGAGCCGGTCACCGCACCAGGTTATCCGGCGTGGTCGGAGCTCGTGCACACGCTCGATATCCTTGACCCATGACGTCGCACCACGGCACCCAGTCCATGAAGCCCGCCACGGCGGCGAAGAAGCTGGGTGTGTACCTCGAAGCCACCCCCGCGGAGTTCCGGGAGGGCGTCGTCTCGCGCGACGAGCTCAACGCGCTCCAGACCGACCCGCCCGAGTGGCTCCGCGAGCTGCGGCGCAACGGCCCGCACCCCAGGCCCGTCGTCGCGGCGAAGCTGGGCGTCTCCATCTCCGGCCTGGCCCGGGGCGGGGTCACGGAGGCCCTGACGACGGAGCAGATCGAGACGCTGAAGCAGGAGAGTCCCGAGTGGCTCCGGCGGGAGCGTGCGACCCAGGCCGAGGTGCGCAAGGAGACCGTGCGCCTCAAGGAGAGGCGCGCGGAGAAGGACGCCAGGGCCGAAGAGCGCTCCTGAGTGCGGCTTGCCCGCGGGGCGGCCGTCCCGCGGGCCGGGGCTGCCCGGCCGGCTTCCCGGTAGGGCCGGGGCCCGCGCCGGGCAGCCCCGGTACGGCACGTGGTCTTCCGCCGGGCAGTCCCGGCCTCGGTCCGTGACCTTCCGCCGGGGGTAGGGGGCGCGCACCCGTCTCGCCGACATCGAGGCCGGCCTTCCGGCTCCGGGACCGCCGGACCGAGGCGGCACCCGCCACCGACCTGACCAGGGTACGACCGTGCCCCGGGGTTCACGGGCCCCGGGGCACGGCACAGGCGTGGTGCGGTCAACCGCGGGCGGCGCGGCGCCGGCGCGTCACCACGAGGATGCCGGCACCCGCCGCCACCGCCGCGGCCGCGGCGCCCGCGATCAGCGGCGTGGCGCTGGACCCGCCGGTCTCCGCGAGGGGCGGTGTGCTCGGCGCCGGGGCGGGCGGAGCCTCGGAGTTGGGCGGCTCCGTGTTCGGGGGCTCCGTGCTCGGCGGTTCCGTGCTCGGCGGTTCCGAGGGCTCCGGCTCCTGGGGCGGCTCGGAGGGCTCAGGGCTCTCGCATACGGGCGCGGTCTTGGTCTCGTCGCGCGAGAAGCGGTCCCCGTCGCCCGCCTTCACCACGAGCCGTACCTCGATCTCGGCCTTGTGCTCGGGCAACTGCAGGGTCTTGCTGAACTCGCGCCCGAACTCCTGCGTGGGCAGCAGGTCCTTGCCGTCGGCCGTGACCGTCACCGTGTTGGTGACGCGGGCACTGTACGCCTTGAGGTCGATGGTGACCTCGGAGCAGGTCACCGTCCAGACGGGCGTGTGGGCCGACGCCGGAGCGGCGCTCACTCCCACTCCGACCAGTCCGAGGGCAGCGCCCGCTATGAGAGCGCCCGAGCGCTTCCACGCACGGGTGGGTGCAATCATCAATCCTCCATGGAGGTCCTGACACCTGGTCTGACGGCAGCGCACAGTACTCCTCCCGTGCAGCACCGTTCACTCCATCCCCGGTAACGACTTGGTTCCCATCGCCCTGACGGGCACCGCCCGTTCACGCGGGTGACTTCCGGCCCGACGAGGACCGCTGCGGCGGTGGCGCTGCGGTGGGGGCGCGGCGGTGACGTGGCGGGATCCAGCCGTGCCGCGCGGGTGGATCGGGAGACCTGAGCGCCGCCCCGGCGCCCCCGAGCCACTCCGCACCGGCGCCGGGACGCAAGCGACCCCGGCGCTCTGGCGGCGGGGTGCGAACGGGGTGAGCCTGGTACTGAGGGCGGATCCCTGGTACGGGAGGCGGCGTCATGGGTGGCCTGGTGGTAGTGGGAGTGGACGGATCGGCGTCCGCACTGGCCGCGGTGGAGGAGGCGGCCCGGGAGGCCCGGTGGCGCCGGGCCGCGCTCCGGGTGGTGCACGCGTTCATCTGGGCCAGGATGAAGGTGTCGCTGGGCCCGCCGTCGTACGGCCCGCCCGAGGGCGGGCTGCGGAACATGGCCGACCGTCTCGTGGCCGAAGCGGTCGAGCGGGCCACGGCAACGGCACCGGAGGTGGAGGTGGGCTCCGTCGTGGTGCCGGGCGAGCCGCTGACCGTACTCGAAACGGAGTCCCAGGAGGCCGAACTCATGGTGGTGGGTTCCCGTGGGACGGGCGGCTTCGTCGGGCTCCTGGTGGGGTCGACCACCGTGCATCTGGCCGCGCACGGCCGATGTCCCGTGCTGGTGGTACGGGAGGCTCCCAGGGCCGACGGCCCCGTGCTGGTGGGCGTCGACTGTTCTCCCGCGAGCGAGGCGGCGGTCGACTTCGCCTTCGCGGAGGCCGTGCTGCGCGGCGCGGGCGTCCTCGCCCTGCACGCCTGGACGTCCTGGAACGCGCCGCTGCCTCCGCCGCAGGACCCCTCGATGCCGTACGCGCATCCGGCGGGCGCCGCCGCCGAGGCGGAGGAGCGTCTGCTGGCCGCGGCACTGGCGGGCCGGCGGGAGACGTACCCGGGCGTCCCGGTCGAGCACAGGGCGGTGCGCGGTGACACGCGGCAGGCGCTGATCGAGGCGAGCGGGTCGGCCCGCATCCTGGTCGTCGGCGCCCGGGGGCGCGGAGGCTTCAAGGGCCTGCTGCTGGGCTCGGTGAGCCAGGCCATGCTCCACCACGCCCACTGCCCGGTCGCCGTGGTGCGGGGAGGCGGCACTGCCGGCACTGACACGTGAGGACT
The Streptomyces tirandamycinicus DNA segment above includes these coding regions:
- a CDS encoding extracellular solute-binding protein, which translates into the protein MRSRPYTGLVAVAAVAALTATACTAQNEEQQKPKEKAALFKPGSDISYQKYGKNYPATKVKDVPGPCSYESISRKDYSGQTLKIISHAVPVIGEPTQLHAKQFEEITGGKVEVVNVPFGELHQKILTPLQAGQPAYDVMFYPSLWIGDLAPYLAPVPEKYLETPGMKDVTKAYMDVATWNGKVVQYPVDGDRHYLKIRTDVLEDPQRQAEYRKATGKELRAPGTWAEYQEIAQVFSGKDFDGDGKKNYGSAEVTKRDDLTFSAFISRAAPYVKHPHVKGGVFFDPETMKPLINTPGFVRALEDMVKAKSTWAPGGANFGLGDEIFSFGGGQTLMSYSWDDAFVQAQQPDSRIRNKVQAAPLPGSTEVYNRATESWDKMANQAPYFTWGWTSAVAKASSHQQMAFDYLCFFGNEANTALDLTIGRFGVNPYRNAHFDPAFWEKQGWDKDVAESYTSTLSGMEKSSNRVFDLRVPGVNQYMSSLANGVAAALAGQSSPQRALDGVAKEWSAITDQIGRDKVRSAYRNVVVLEADS
- a CDS encoding NAD(P)-dependent alcohol dehydrogenase; this encodes MKAVQVIEYDKPPELVDVPDPRITGPLDVIVRIGGAGVCRTDLHILEGQWKEKSGVALPYTIGHENAGWVAEVGQAVTHVRVGDPVILHPLVTCGLCRACRAGDDVHCMDSAFPGIDADGGYAEYVRTSARSVVPLPPSLDPASVAALADAGLTAYHAVAKAARVLRPGDRAVVIGAGGLGHIGIQVLRALSPVEMIVIDRSPEALSLARELGADHTLVADGSEAERVRELTGGHGAEAVLDFVGEGGAVETGVACLRRNGNYYVIGYGGQLHVPTIDVISTEINFIGNLVGSYNDLAELMVLAARGKVTLHTQRYPLDSFQQALDDLHAGAVRGRAILIP
- a CDS encoding sigma-54-dependent Fis family transcriptional regulator; this translates as MPRHQPGSSLQAARELYLEVTRDPSARPLVVASWQRSMEHRVKSGSLDAPYLDDPNLDSPLARAALPILARLHEQLADDPVATMITDRNGVVLSRKVSHDGLTTNLNRVQLAPGHVFAERYVGTNGIGTALASGRPVMIAGMEHYVEALRDFHCAAVPILHPTRRTLLGAFNLTTVRQGSGGMLMAFARSVAAQIEGEIAAITSRRERALFHDYMAACSSVRPGPVLAINRDVVMMNEQLGAAVTGPDHYALLDHAREIADSPRSEGTRSIALPSGRVAELRVSRCRREDSDAGAVLRVRLIGRPQPGPAASAAPARTDPGLVGSAPQWLRAVADSRAAFVAGTSLQLLGEAGVGKRTLVEALHRAHGAGRRLETAQPPPSDSPAVTERWLHDVGELLAVPSNVLVLRDVHLLGDPLRQRLGNLLTQLEGTATAQLVLTGQPSTVGADDRLGRLCGVLVEVPPLRHRHGDIERLARFFLRRYRPSGESRISPDALTMLQRCPWPENVRQFESVMRGLARRPAGPVIQAEDLPPECRVSSHKVLTTIETLERDAILRGLMDHDSNVQRTAQDLGISRATMYRKMRRYGIVPSNLT
- a CDS encoding CsbD family protein; translation: MAADEKSRARIEQAKGKVKETVGRAVGNERMTAEGRAEQSKGDMREAKEKTKDAFHR
- a CDS encoding LysR substrate-binding domain-containing protein, which codes for MTGSEASPSFRLAYVPGVTPGKWVRIWQERLPDVPLDLLAVPSAEAPGLLRDGGADAGVVRLPVDRTFFSAIPLYTETTVVVVPKDHAVAAVDEVSLEDLAEDVVFHPLDDTLEWHRLPGRPAIERPATTADAIELVAAGVGVLVVPQSLARLHHRRDLTYRTVTDAPRSSVALSWPEDRTTDLVDDFIGIVRGRTVNSTRGRRPSPAEQPKHQSTNQSKDQPKDTARRSGRPAQGAAGGKSAAGGRRGAATGRGGASAGRRGAKPGRPRRRS
- a CDS encoding DUF5997 family protein, producing the protein MTSHHGTQSMKPATAAKKLGVYLEATPAEFREGVVSRDELNALQTDPPEWLRELRRNGPHPRPVVAAKLGVSISGLARGGVTEALTTEQIETLKQESPEWLRRERATQAEVRKETVRLKERRAEKDARAEERS
- a CDS encoding LAETG motif-containing sortase-dependent surface protein, which produces MIAPTRAWKRSGALIAGAALGLVGVGVSAAPASAHTPVWTVTCSEVTIDLKAYSARVTNTVTVTADGKDLLPTQEFGREFSKTLQLPEHKAEIEVRLVVKAGDGDRFSRDETKTAPVCESPEPSEPPQEPEPSEPPSTEPPSTEPPNTEPPNSEAPPAPAPSTPPLAETGGSSATPLIAGAAAAAVAAGAGILVVTRRRRAARG
- a CDS encoding universal stress protein, whose translation is MGGLVVVGVDGSASALAAVEEAAREARWRRAALRVVHAFIWARMKVSLGPPSYGPPEGGLRNMADRLVAEAVERATATAPEVEVGSVVVPGEPLTVLETESQEAELMVVGSRGTGGFVGLLVGSTTVHLAAHGRCPVLVVREAPRADGPVLVGVDCSPASEAAVDFAFAEAVLRGAGVLALHAWTSWNAPLPPPQDPSMPYAHPAGAAAEAEERLLAAALAGRRETYPGVPVEHRAVRGDTRQALIEASGSARILVVGARGRGGFKGLLLGSVSQAMLHHAHCPVAVVRGGGTAGTDT